A genomic region of Lepeophtheirus salmonis unplaced genomic scaffold, UVic_Lsal_1.4 unplaced_contig_16468_pilon, whole genome shotgun sequence contains the following coding sequences:
- the LOC121131070 gene encoding low choriolytic enzyme: MKKHLVITLLSSLFFSLCLSDENVSDEGSCRVLVDAHDRAAMYSRNFIGGRSNRWPNGIVPYTISSSFSSSQRQTIMDSIKHISDRTCVKFVERTNEANYVDIFTGGDGCYANLGYNSRRSRSVVHLQRNGCVHLGVIAHELLHILGFAHEQTRPDRDQYVKISWENIRSGTYSNFWRALGENEAATIPYCGNVGIDQYDNCYAGFRASTFGMAYDYGSIMHYGLTYFSTNGQNTISLKKSTTARIPNRSGMSDLDVQKTKAAYECQDAVTAQASTTSPEPTASSLAPAPTTTTAKPCVDEFKYCSRYTSYCGKHSYINQHCKKTCFNCVCENKLLMRVVQV; the protein is encoded by the exons ATGAAGAAGCATTTAGTAATAACGCTATTGAGTTCATTATTCTTTTCACTCTGTTTGAGTGATGAAAATGTTTCCGATGAGGGAAGCTGTCGAGTTTTGGTGGATGCCCATGACAGAGCTGCTATGTATTCAAGGAACTTTATTGGAGGACGAAGCAATAGATGGCCCAATGGAATTGTTCCATACACAATCAGCTCAAGTTTCTCTTCAAGTCAACGACAAACTATCATGGATTCTATTAAGCACATTTCGGATCGAACATGTgtcaaatttgttgaaagaaCAAATGAAGCGAATTATGTAGATATCTTCACTGGCGGAGATGGATGCTATGCTAATCTTGGCTACAATAGTAGGAGATCAAGAAGTGTCGTTCACTTACAGAGGAATGGCTGTGTG caTTTGGGCGTTATTGCTCATGAATTGCTCCACATCCTTGGATTTGCCCATGAGCAAACCAGACCTGATCGAGACCAATATGTTAAAATTAGTTGGGAAAATATACGAAGTGGAACCTATAGCAACTTTTGGAGAGCTCTTGGGGAGAATGAAGCTGCTACTATTCCATACTGTGGAAATGTAGGCATTGATCAATATGACAATTGTTATGCTGGATTTAGAGCTTCAACCTTTGGAATGGCCTACGATTATGGATCAATTATGCACTATGGACTTACATA CTTTTCAACTAATGGTCAAAAcacaatttcattgaaaaagtCGACAACTGCTCGCATTCCAAATAGAAGTGGAATGAGTGATTTGGATGTTCAAAAGACCAAAGCAGCCTATGAATGCCAAGATGCTGTCACAGCTCAAGCTTCTACTACATCTCCAGAACCCACAGCTTCATCTCTAGCACCTGCACCAACAACTACAACTGCTAAGC CTTGTGTTGACGAATTTAAGTATTGTAGCCGCTATACATCCTATTGTGGAAAACACTCGTATATTAACCAACATTGTAAAAAGACCTGCTTCAATTGTG TATGTGAGAATAAATTGCTGATGAGAGTTGTGCAAGTCTAA